The Chitinimonas arctica region GGCTTGCCGCTAGAGCAAGCGCTTGACTAAAAAACCGACTGGATTCCCCATGAAGATCACCGTTTCCACCCTGCAGAAGCTCAAGCATGAAGCCCAGAAGATCGTGATGCTGACCTGCTATGACGCCAGTTTCGCCAGCTTGATGGCGGAAGCCGGTGTGGAGGTGCTGCTGGTCGGCGACTCGCTCGGCATGGTGATTCAGGGTGAGAGCAGTACCTTGCCGGTGACGATGGACCAGATGGTCTACCACACCCGTTGCGTGGCCAAGCATGCCAAGCAGGCCATGGTGTTGGCCGACCTGCCTTTCGGCGCTTACCAGCAAAGCCCGCAGCAGGCGTTCGACGCCGCTGCCCGCCTGATGGCGGCGGGCGCCGAGATGGTGAAGCTGGAAGGTGGCGCCTATATGGCCGAAACGACGGCTTTCCTGGTGCAGCGCGGGATTCCGGTTTGCGCCCATATCGGATTGACTCCGCAATCGGTGCACGCCTTCGGCGGCTACAAGGTGCAGGGCAAGACGGATGCCTCCGCCGAGCAGCTCAAGAGCGACGCCAAGGCCCTGGAAGCGGCCGGCGCTTCCATGGTTTTGATGGAGATGGTGCCGGCGGCGGTGGCCAAGGAGATCGCCGATAGCCTGGCCATCCCCACGATCGGCATCGGCGCCGGACTGGACGTGGACGGCCAGGTGCTGGTGGTATATGACATGCTCGGTGTCTATCCGGGCAAGAAGGCCCGTTTCGTCAAGAATTTCATGCAGGGCAGCACCAGCATTCATGGGGCTATCGAAGCCTATGTGCAGGCGGTGAAGGGCAAGAATTTCCCTGCGCCGGAACATAGCTTTTGATCAAACGGCCAAGCAATAGATAAGGAATCACATGCAAATCTTCACCACCGTGGCCGATTTCCGCGCCTGGCGTAAACAGGCCGGTTTTGTCGCCTTTGTTCCTACAATGGGGAATCTGCACGAAGGCCATCTTTCACTGTGCGATGCCGCCAAGGCGCGCGGCGGCAAGGTGGTGGTGTCCATCTTCGTCAACCCGCTGCAATTCGGGCAGGGCGAGGACTTCAATACCTATCCGCGTACATTCGAGGACGATTGCGCCAAGCTGGCCGCCGTTGGCGTGGATGCGGTTTTCCATCCTACCGTCGAGCAGCTCTATCCCCGTACCGAGCAGCAGTACAAGGTCGAACCACCGGCCATCCAGAACGAGCTATGCGGCCAGTTCCGCCCCGGTCATTTCCGTGGCGTGGCCACGGTGGTGACCAAGCTGTTCAATATCGTCCAGCCGGATGCGGCCATGTTCGGCAAGAAGGACTACCAGCAGCTCAAGGTGATCGAGGGCATGGTGGCCGATCTGGATATGCCGATCGAAATCGTCCCGGTGGATACCGGACGGGCGGCGGACGGATTGGCGCTCTCCTCGCGCAATGGTTTTCTGACCGAGGCGGAGCGGGCCGAGGCACCGCGCCTGTATCGCAATCTGATCGCCATCAAGGCTGCCCTGGAAGCCGGGGCGACCGATTTCGTGAAGCTCACCGAAACCGCCCGCGCCGATCTGGAGAACCATGGCTGGCGGGTGGACTATGTGGAAATCCGCGATCAGCAGCGTCTGGAACATGCTCGCCCGGGCGATCGCGAGGTGGTGATCCTCGCTGCCGCCAGGCTGGGCAAGCCGCGTTTGATCGATAATCTGGAAGTCAATCTTTAAGCGCCCGCTCAAGCAAGCGGGACAGCTAGGCGTGCATGCCCGGTATTTCGTCTCCCCGAATCGCGGTGGTAACCGCCTATCACCGCGAAAGCGCGGCGATGCTGCGGCGCTGTCTGGACAGCGTCGCGGCGCAAACCCAGGTGTGCACCCATTTCCTGGTGTCGGACGGCCATGCCAGTGCCGAGGTGGCAGCGAGGGCTGTTCGCCATATCCAGCTGGGTATCGAGCATGGCGACTATGGCGATACCCCGCGCGCCATTGGCTCGCTGCTGGCGATCAACGAAGGCTACGAGGCCATCGCCTATCTCGATGCCGATAACTATTTCCTGCCCACCCATTTAGCCGATCTGGTGGCCGCCTGGGAGGCGGACGGCCGGCAATGGGATGTGCTGACCAGCGGCCGCTTTTTCATCTATCCGGATGGCCGCGCCATGCCGCTATCCGACGCCGATGGGCCGTGGCTGGCGGCCGATACCAATTGTCTGTTTCTTGCCGGCGCGGCGTTGGACATCACCCCGCTATGGGGACGCATGCCCGCGGCCTTTCATGTCTTCGGCGATCGCATCATCTGGCAGGCGCTGCAGGCGAAGGGCTTGCGCATTGCCCACCTGCCCGTTGCCAGCGTGGCCTACACCAGTAACTGGAAAACCCAATACCTGGCCATGGGCGAGTTGCCGCCGCCCGACGCGAAAGATATTGCCGAGCCAGCCCGCGCGGCTGCCCGCTGGTGGCAAGGGCTAGACGAGGCGGAACGCGAACGCCAGCGGCAGATCCTGGGCTTCGATCCCGGCCCGCTGCTGGCCCTGCTGAACACTGAACCATCCTGAGTTGAAGCCGATGACCAATACAACCATCAAGCAGTATTTCCTCGATTTGCAGCAGCGCATCGTGTCGGCCATGGAAGCGGCCGACGGCGCGCAATTTCTGCGCGACGAATGGCAACGCCAGGCCGGCGGCGGCGGTATCAGCCGCATATTGGAGAACGGCCAGTTGCTGGAACGGGGGGGCGTGGGTTTTTCGCATGTGATGGGCGATAAGCTGCCGGCATCGGCCAGCGCCCATCGTCCGGAACTGGCCGGCCGCGCCTGGGAGGCCATGGGCGTGTCGCTGGTCTTCCATCCGCGCAACCCCTATGTGCCCACCGTTCATATGAATGTGCGCATGTTCCGCGCCCACGGCGCCAGCGAGGCCGATGATGTGTTCTGGTTCGGCGGCGGCATGGACCTGACGCCCTATTATGGCTTCGAAGAGGATGCCGTCCATTTCCACCAGGTCTGCCACGATGCGCTGCACCCCTACGGCGCCGATAAGTATCCCCGCTTCAAGCAGTGGTGCGACGAGTACTTCTACCTCAAGCATCGGCAGGAACCGCGCGGTATCGGCGGGGTGTTCTTCGACGATTTCAGCGAGCTGGGCCAGGCGGATAGCTTTGCCATGACCCGCG contains the following coding sequences:
- the panB gene encoding 3-methyl-2-oxobutanoate hydroxymethyltransferase: MKITVSTLQKLKHEAQKIVMLTCYDASFASLMAEAGVEVLLVGDSLGMVIQGESSTLPVTMDQMVYHTRCVAKHAKQAMVLADLPFGAYQQSPQQAFDAAARLMAAGAEMVKLEGGAYMAETTAFLVQRGIPVCAHIGLTPQSVHAFGGYKVQGKTDASAEQLKSDAKALEAAGASMVLMEMVPAAVAKEIADSLAIPTIGIGAGLDVDGQVLVVYDMLGVYPGKKARFVKNFMQGSTSIHGAIEAYVQAVKGKNFPAPEHSF
- the panC gene encoding pantoate--beta-alanine ligase; the protein is MQIFTTVADFRAWRKQAGFVAFVPTMGNLHEGHLSLCDAAKARGGKVVVSIFVNPLQFGQGEDFNTYPRTFEDDCAKLAAVGVDAVFHPTVEQLYPRTEQQYKVEPPAIQNELCGQFRPGHFRGVATVVTKLFNIVQPDAAMFGKKDYQQLKVIEGMVADLDMPIEIVPVDTGRAADGLALSSRNGFLTEAERAEAPRLYRNLIAIKAALEAGATDFVKLTETARADLENHGWRVDYVEIRDQQRLEHARPGDREVVILAAARLGKPRLIDNLEVNL
- a CDS encoding glycosyltransferase family 2 protein, which produces MPGISSPRIAVVTAYHRESAAMLRRCLDSVAAQTQVCTHFLVSDGHASAEVAARAVRHIQLGIEHGDYGDTPRAIGSLLAINEGYEAIAYLDADNYFLPTHLADLVAAWEADGRQWDVLTSGRFFIYPDGRAMPLSDADGPWLAADTNCLFLAGAALDITPLWGRMPAAFHVFGDRIIWQALQAKGLRIAHLPVASVAYTSNWKTQYLAMGELPPPDAKDIAEPARAAARWWQGLDEAERERQRQILGFDPGPLLALLNTEPS
- the hemF gene encoding oxygen-dependent coproporphyrinogen oxidase; translated protein: MTNTTIKQYFLDLQQRIVSAMEAADGAQFLRDEWQRQAGGGGISRILENGQLLERGGVGFSHVMGDKLPASASAHRPELAGRAWEAMGVSLVFHPRNPYVPTVHMNVRMFRAHGASEADDVFWFGGGMDLTPYYGFEEDAVHFHQVCHDALHPYGADKYPRFKQWCDEYFYLKHRQEPRGIGGVFFDDFSELGQADSFAMTRAVGDAFLAAYLPIVERRRDMAYTAEQRDWQAYRRGRYVEFNLVWDRGTLFGLQSGGRTESILMSMPPVVNWRYDYQPPAGTAEAALQSDFLTGRDWLGA